A genomic region of Fodinisporobacter ferrooxydans contains the following coding sequences:
- the paaB gene encoding 1,2-phenylacetyl-CoA epoxidase subunit PaaB, with translation MNGQEQEKQVFDIYEVFSQKTFKSSFEHQFSLLAPNHEVAMAMARENFLRREPCVNMWVVKREDIYVLPPEERKYLDKLDNKEYRETKGYGYLAAKWKFYREQFESEYKRTE, from the coding sequence ATGAACGGGCAAGAACAAGAAAAGCAAGTATTTGATATTTATGAGGTATTTAGTCAAAAGACGTTCAAATCAAGTTTTGAACACCAGTTCAGTTTATTGGCCCCGAATCATGAGGTCGCAATGGCGATGGCGCGAGAAAACTTTTTGCGACGGGAACCTTGCGTGAATATGTGGGTCGTAAAAAGAGAGGATATCTACGTATTGCCCCCGGAAGAACGAAAATATTTAGACAAGCTGGATAACAAGGAGTATCGGGAAACAAAAGGATACGGATATCTGGCGGCAAAATGGAAGTTTTATCGGGAGCAATTTGAAAGCGAATACAAGCGGACGGAATGA